A part of Miscanthus floridulus cultivar M001 chromosome 6, ASM1932011v1, whole genome shotgun sequence genomic DNA contains:
- the LOC136458564 gene encoding protein RAE1-like, producing MASFGTAGAGASAANQNPNKSVEVTPPPGDSVSSLSFSPKANHLVSTSWDNQVLCWEVMAGGACQAKASISHDQPVLCSAWKDDGMTVFTGGCDKQVKMWPLLSGGQPTAFSGHEAPIKELAWVPQMNLLVSGSWDKTLRYWDIRQPQPVHVQQLPERCYALSLSYPLMVVGTADRNIIVFNLQNPQAEFKRITSPLKLQTRCLAAFPDQQGFLVGSIEGRVGVHHVDESQQGKNFTFKCHRDGNDIYSVNSLNFHPVHGTFATTGSDGGFNFWDKDSKQRLKAFNKCPAPITCSTFNQDGSIFAYAVCYDWSKGAEKHNPSTAKTNIFLHSVQESDVKGKPRGKK from the exons ATGGCGAGCTTCGgtaccgccggcgccggcgccagcgCCGCGAACCAGAACCCCAACAAATCCGTCGAG GTGACTCCGCCGCCTGGGGACTCGGTGTCCAGCCTCAGCTTCAGCCCCAAGGCGAACCACCTCGTTTCTACCTCATGGGACAACCAG GTTCTGTGCTGGGAGGTCATGGCTGGTGGGGCGTGCCAAGCGAAGGCCTCCATTTCGCACGATCAACCG GTGCTGTGCTCGGCTTGGAAGGATGATGGGATGACTGTTTTCACAGGAGGCTGTGATAAGCAGGTTAAGATGTGGCCTCTGCTCTCAGGTGGCCAGCCCACGGCTTTCTCAGGGCATGAGGCGCCTATTAAAGAACTCGCTTGGGTGCCACAGATGAATCTTCTTGTCAGTGGGAGCTGGGACAAGACTTTGAG GTACTGGGACATTAGGCAACCCCAACCAGTGCATGTTCAGCAACTTCCTGAGCGTTGCTATGCTCTATCGCTTTCTTATCCTCTCATGGTGGTTGGCACTGCTGATCGCAACATAATAGTCTTCAATCTGCAGAATCCACAG GCTGAATTCAAGAGGATTACATCACCTTTGAAGCTCCAGACAAGGTGTCTTGCTGCATTTCCTGATCAACAAGGTTTTTTG GTTGGGTCTATAGAAGGACGAGTCGGTGTTCATCATGTGGATGAGTCTCAGCAAGGAAAAAACTTCACATTCAAGTGTCACCGTGATGGCAATGATATATACTCGGTTAACTCATTGAACTTTCATCCT GTTCATGGTACATTCGCTACTACAGGCTCTGATGGAGGTTTCAACTTTTGGGACAAGGACAGTAAGCAAAGGCTGAAG GCTTTTAATAAGTGTCCAGCACCCATCACATGCAGTACATTCAATCAGGATGGCTCTATATTTGCTTATGCG GTATGCTATGATTGGAGCAAGGGTGCTGAGAAGCACAATCCTTCTACTGCAAAGACAAATATCTTTCTACATAGTGTACAG GAATCTGATGTGAAAGGAAAGCCCCGTGGAAAGAAGTAG
- the LOC136458567 gene encoding uncharacterized protein, whose protein sequence is MVNLVAAQKPLLHFLVRMAGLRQHTVDVDGAGTVLTFWVPKDKVPKEKGTVQDITTPAPAAAKEASRPAVVLVHGFAAEGIVTWQFQVGVLAKHYDVYVPDLLFFGGSTSPSPDRSPGFQAECLATALRKLGVGPCTVVGFSYGGMVSFKMAEAHPDLVRSLVVSGSVVAMTDSLSETTLEAIGVKSSAELLLPESVKGLKALLSVAAYRKLWFPDRLHRDFLEVMFTNRKERAELLEGLVVSNKDATVPVLPQKILLLWGENDNIFNIVLAKAMKEQLGEKTMLQSISKAGHLVHLERPFVYNRLLKEFLASVTANPQGVTGD, encoded by the exons ATGGTGAACCTGGTGGCGGCGCAGAAACCGCTGCTGCACTTCCTGGTCAGGATGGCCGGGCTGCGGCAGCACACCGTCGACGTCGATGGCGCCGGCACGGTGCTCACCTTCTGGGTGCCCAAGGACAAGGTTCCCAAGGAGAAGGGCACCGTGCAGGACATCACGACGCCGGCACCGGCGGCGGCCAAGGAGGCCAGCAGGCCCGCCGTGGTGCTCGTGCATGGCTTCGCCGCCGAGGGCATCGTCACCTGGCAGTTCCAG GTGGGCGTGCTGGCGAAGCACTACGACGTGTACGTGCCGGACCTGCTCTTCTTCGGGGGCTCGACGTCGCCGTCGCCGGACCGGTCCCCGGGATTCCAGGCGGAGTGCCTGGCGACGGCGCTCCGGAAGCTGGGCGTGGGCCCGTGCACGGTGGTCGGGTTCAGCTACGGCGGAATGGTGTCGTTCAAGATGGCGGAGGCGCACCCGGACCTGGTCCGGTCGCTCGTGGTGTCGGGCTCCGTGGTGGCCATGACGGACTCCCTCAGCGAGACGACGCTGGAGGCCATCGGCGTCAAGTCGTCGGCCGAGCTGCTGCTGCCGGAGTCCGTCAAGGGGCTCAAGGCGCTGCTCTCCGTCGCTGCCTACCGGAAGCTCTGGTTCCCCGACCGCCTCCACAGGGACTTCCTTGAG GTGATGTTCACCAACCGCAAGGAGAGAGCCGAGCTGCTGGAAGGTTTGGTGGTCAGCAACAAAGACGCCACCGTGCCCGTCCTGCCTCAG AAAATACTTCTGCTGTGGGGAGAGAACGACAACATTTTCAACATTGTGCTGGCCAAGGCGATGAAAGA GCAGCTGGGCGAGAAGACGATGCTGCAGAGTATAAGCAAGGCAGGCCACCTGGTGCACCTGGAGAGGCCCTTCGTCTACAACCGCCTCCTCAAGGAGTTCCTGGCGTCCGTCACGGCTAACCCCCAAGGAGTGACAGGGGATTAG
- the LOC136456276 gene encoding uncharacterized protein, which produces MAKFSNSAIVLLMLLIAAWRTTPVMSHAKPTKPAEPELDYGPSSGRRVKNEKAASTPTPDPEFTKVAGEATLLLRAKQEMSKRMVKHIEGIVANVRFAFHLKLMLLIKSAEFMRAMAGEVAEQMTILGKQHASVASADIIAALRLQQEILKKTTERCKAISTNAAMAQKAKIEMLKGVAHDLCTVAGDIAVSMSSLAEVAAGVSGRVVVGVDINVRADIEAKALAKVEAEAVADAQALDKAEDETVAAAGGEAKASKSSSVSAGGDAGGYAGGKTNADATASGGGKAGVDAGAGVGGDASVSRGAKIGGGVAAGAKIGADIGGNIDGGADASAGAGADAKAKTVAKGKAGARAKAGVPGGARIGGGIHFSAGARIGGGVKGKIGGSGKAKADAGGSISKSAEVGGETWGNVGGTGKAEAGANADIGANVGAGVSGGAKVGGGIGGKAGGNGNAYTGADAGAGVSGGGSGGANADIGATVGAGVSGGAKIGGGVKGNTGGSTGTSADAGVSGGGPGGADAGIGATVGAGVSGGAKIGGGVGGNARGSGKAYTGTDADVGVSGGGSGGVDAGSGATVGAGVSGGAKIGGGVKGNTGGSTGTSADAGVSGGGPGGADAGIGATVGAGVSRGAKIGGGVGENARGSGKAYTGTDADAGVSSGGSGGVDAGSGATVGAGVSGGAKIGGGVKGNAGGSIGTSADAGVSGGGSGGADAGIGATVGAGVSGGAKIGGGVGGNAGGSGKAYTGTNADAGVSGGGSGGVDAGSGATMGAGVSGGAKIGGGVKGNAGGSIGTSGDAGVSGGADAGIGATVGAGVSGGAKIGGGIGGNAGGSGKAYTGTNADAGVSGGGSGGANADIGATVGTGVSGGAKIGGGIGGNAGGSGNAVAAGGAKAGGSKSSGVGSDFGYGASSKEL; this is translated from the exons ATGGCGAAGTTTTCTAATAGTGCCATAGTTCTCCTAATGCTGCTCATCGCAGCATGGAGGACGACGCCGGTGATGTCCCATGCCAAGCCGACCAAGCCAGCGGAGCCGGAGCTAGACTATGGACCCAGCTCCGGACGCCG GGTGAAGAATGAGAAGGCGGCAAGCACGCCAACACCAGATCCGGAATTTACCAAGGTGGCTGGTGAGGCTACACTTTTGCTCAGGGCCAAGCAAGAAATGTCAAAGCGCATGGTGAAGCACATAGAGGGCATCGTCGCAAACGTGAGATTCGCGTTCCATCTGAAACTGATGCTGCTGATCAAGTCGGCGGAGTTCATGAGGGCCATGGCCGGAGAGGTCGCGGAGCAGATGACCATACTTGGCAAGCAACACGCTAGTGTTGCCTCCGCCGACATCATTGCAGCGCTCAGGCTTCAGCAGGAGATTCTTAAAAAGACCACGGAACGTTGCAAGGCTATCTCCACCAATGCTGCAATGGCACAGAAGGCCAAGATTGAGATGTTGAAGGGCGTGGCGCACGACCTCTGCACGGTTGCAGGAGACATAGCCGTCAGCATGTCATCGCTAGCTGAGGTTGCAGCAG GAGTGTCTGGTCGGGTAGTAGTTGGGGTCGATATCAATGTTCGTGCTGATATTGAGGCTAAAGCTCTGGCTAAAGTTGAAGCTGAAGCCGTTGCCGATGCTCAAGCTCTGGATAAAGCTGAAGATGAAACCGTTGCTGCGGCTGGAGGAGAAGCTAAAGCAAGTAAGAGCAGCAGTGTCAGCGCAGGTGGCGACGCTGGAGGATATGCAGGCGGCAAAACTAATGCTGATGCAACTGCTTCTGGTGGCGGGAAGGCAGGGGTCGATGCCGGTGCTGGAGTTGGTGGTGATGCAAGCGTTTCTCGAGGCGCAAAGATTGGAGGTGGTGTAGCTGCAGGTGCAAAAATTGGCGCTGATATAGGAGGAAATATTGATGGGGGTGCTGACGCTAGTGCTGGAGCTGGTGCTGATGCCAAAGCCAAAACTGTTGCTAAGGGTAAAGCAGGTGCACGTGCTAAGGCTGGTGTTCCTGGGGGTGCTAGAATTGGTGGTGGCATCCACTTCTCTGCAGGTGCTAGAATTGGTGGCGGCGTTAAAGGAAAAATTGGTGGAAGCGGCAAAGCCAAAGCTGACGCCGGTGGCAGTATCTCAAAGAGTGCTGAAGTAGGTGGAGAAACTTGGGGAAATGTTGGTGGGACTGGCAAAGCTGAAGCTGGTGCCAATGCGGATATTGGTGCTAATGTGGGTGCTGGTGTTTCTGGAGGTGCCAAAGTTGGTGGTGGCATTGGAGGAAAGGCAGGAGGGAATGGAAATGCATATACTGGAGCTGATGCCGGTGCAGGTGTTTCAGGTGGAGGATCTGGTGGCGCCAATGCTGATATTGGTGCTACCGTGGGTGCTGGTGTCTCTGGAGGTGCCAAAATTGGTGGTGGCGTCAAAGGAAATACAGGAGGGAGTACTGGAACTAGTGCCGATGCAGGTGTTTCTGGTGGAGGACCTGGTGGCGCCGATGCTGGTATTGGTGCTACCGTGGGTGCTGGTGTCTCCGGAGGTGCCAAAATTGGTGGTGGCGTCGGAGGAAATGCACGAGGGAGTGGCAAAGCATATACTGGAACTGATGCCGATGTAGGTGTTTCCGGTGGAGGATCTGGTGGCGTTGATGCTGGTAGTGGTGCTACCGTGGGTGCTGGTGTCTCCGGAGGTGCCAAAATTGGTGGTGGCGTCAAAGGAAATACAGGAGGGAGTACTGGCACTAGTGCCGATGCAGGTGTTTCTGGTGGAGGACCTGGTGGCGCCGATGCTGGTATTGGTGCTACCGTGGGTGCTGGTGTCTCCAGAGGTGCCAAAATTGGTGGTGGCGTCGGAGAAAATGCACGAGGGAGTGGCAAAGCCTATACTGGAACTGATGCCGATGCAGGTGTTTCCAGTGGAGGATCTGGTGGCGTCGATGCTGGTAGTGGTGCTACCGTGGGTGCTGGTGTCTCCGGAGGTGCCAAAATTGGTGGTGGTGTCAAAGGAAATGCAGGAGGGAGTATTGGAACTAGTGCCGATGCAGGTGTTTCTGGTGGAGGATCTGGTGGTGCCGATGCTGGTATTGGTGCTACCGTGGGTGCTGGTGTCTCCGGAGGTGCCAAAATTGGTGGTGGTGTCGGAGGAAATGCAGGAgggagtggcaaggcctacactGGAACTAATGCCGATGCAGGTGTTTCCGGTGGAGGATCTGGTGGCGTCGATGCTGGTAGTGGTGCTACCATGGGTGCTGGTGTCTCCGGAGGTGCCAAAATTGGTGGTGGCGTCAAAGGAAATGCAGGAGGGAGTATTGGAACTAGTGGAGATGCAGGTGTTTCTGGTGGTGCCGATGCTGGTATTGGTGCTACCGTGGGTGCTGGTGTCTCCGGAGGTGCCAAAATTGGTGGTGGCATCGGAGGAAATGCAGGAgggagtggcaaggcctacactGGAACTAATGCCGATGCAGGTGTTTCCGGTGGAGGATCTGGTGGCGCTAATGCTGATATTGGTGCTACCGTGGGTACTGGTGTCTCTGGAGGCGCCAAAATTGGAGGTGGCATCGGAGGAAATGCGGGAGGAAGTGGTAATGCCGTTGCAGCTGGAGGAGCTAAGGCTGGAGGGAGCAAATCATCAGGGGTTGGGTCGGATTTTGGCTATGGTGCATCGAGCAAGGAATTATAG
- the LOC136458565 gene encoding uncharacterized protein, whose translation MSMENYDPYYPDQPVVDQYLPVWARQPAFGPKPAFVWADDDDRRAGGGGTPSYTALTYSELNAAVERMALGLLETVRRGDTVLLLGSPGLRLVKLIFACQRAGLVAVPIVPPDPSKLGTSSALQGAAHGHLLRAVSQTRPAAAVADAGYIDMIMESPVAALKRLRWVSVAHLERESRGGSGDVATDDDEPPGRRTRTAYRGCAPGETYLIQYTSGATRAPRPVVVTAGAAAHNVRAARKAYDLHPASVIASWLPQYHDCGLMFLLLTVVAGATCVLASPAAFLRRPRLWLELVAEFQATCTPVPSFALPLVLKRGVGSEHGTRPLELGSLRNLILVNEPIYKSSVDEFMEEFGRAGLDASSISPSYGLAENCTFVSTAWRGTEPKLCGGRLSLPSYKKLLPSARLSSSSSEETEIDIVVVDGHTGEPVEDGVEGEIWVSSPSNASGYLGHPSSASREVFCARLPGRATGPSFVRTGDCGVVRGTERYLYVLGRSADAIAIDGQRRRVHAHYIETAAFGSSPDSLRGGCIAAFAATPSPSSSVVVVVAELQKGRGGGTVHLRSICDGIRRAVCKEEGVNVGCVVLAEGGGVPKTTSGKLRRGSARDMLAGKLMIPNVFEVLYDYDENAKGRATWVRGGDKETEVRGTSTSWVLGDAGGDTAGMVIMARSGNASHCLRLQSSL comes from the coding sequence ATGTCCATGGAGAACTACGACCCCTACTACCCCGACCAGCCGGTGGTCGACCAGTACCTCCCGGTATGGGCCAGGCAGCCGGCGTTCGGCCCCAAGCCCGCCTTCGTCTGGGCCGACGACGATGACCGGCGTGCCGGCGGTGGTGGCACGCCGTCGTACACCGCACTGACATACTCCGAGCTGAACGCCGCCGTGGAACGCATGGCTCTGGGCCTCCTCGAGACAGTACGCAGGGGCGACACCGTCCTCCTGCTCGGGTCGCCAGGCCTCCGCCTCGTCAAGCTCATCTTCGCGTGCCAGCGCGCCGGCCTCGTCGCCGTGCCCATCGTGCCACCCGACCCGTCCAAGCTCGGCACGTCGTCCGCACTGCAGGGCGCGGCTCACGGCCATCTTCTGCGCGCCGTGTCGCAGACGAGGCCGGCCGCGGCTGTCGCCGACGCCGGGTACATTGACATGATCATGGAGTCACCGGTCGCCGCGCTGAAGCGTCTGCGGTGGGTGTCGGTCGCCCACTTGGAGAGGGAGAGCCGTGGTGGTTCGGGTGACGTGGCCACCGATGATGATGAGCCGCCGGGACGACGGACACGGACGGCCTATAGGGGCTGCGCGCCGGGCGAGACGTACCTGATCCAGTACACGTCGGGCGCGACCCGCGCGCCGAGGCCCGTGGTGGTCACCGCGGGCGCCGCGGCGCACAACGTGCGCGCGGCCAGGAAGGCGTACGACCTCCACCCGGCCAGCGTCATCGCGTCGTGGCTGCCGCAGTACCACGACTGCGGCCTCATGTTCCTCCTCCTCACCGTCGTCGCCGGCGCCACGTGCGTGCTCGCCTCGCCCGCGGCCTTCCTCAGGCGCCCGCGCCTCTGGCTCGAGCTCGTCGCCGAGTTTCAGGCCACGTGCACGCCCGTCCCGTCCTTCGCGCTGCCGCTGGTGCTCAAGCGCGGGGTTGGCTCCGAGCACGGCACGCGCCCGCTCGAGCTCGGGAGCCTACGGAACCTTATCCTCGTAAACGAGCCGATCTACAAGTCATCGGTCGACGAGTTCATGGAAGAGTTTGGCCGCGCCGGCCTGGACGCGTCGTCCATCTCGCCGTCCTACGGACTGGCCGAGAACTGCACATTCGTGTCCACCGCATGGCGCGGAACGGAACCGAAACTTTGCGGTGGACGGTTGAGCCTCCCGTCGTACAAGAAGCTACTGCCATCCGccaggctttcttcttcttccagcGAGGAGACGGAGATCGATATCGTCGTTGTTGATGGACACACCGGAGAGCCTGTGGAGGACGGCGTCGAGGGGGAGATATGGGTTTCCTCGCCGAGCAACGCGTCGGGCTACCTCGGGCACCCGTCGTCGGCGAGCCGCGAGGTGTTCTGCGCGAGGCTGCCAGGGCGAGCCACCGGCCCGAGTTTCGTGCGCACGGGCGACTGCGGCGTGGTGCGCGGAACGGAGCGGTATCTCTACGTACTCGGCCGGAGCGCGGATGCCATTGCCATCGACGGGCAACGGCGGCGCGTGCACGCGCACTACATTGAGACGGCGGCTTTCGGCAGCTCACCGGATTCACTGCGTGGCGGCTGCATCGCCGCCTTTGCCGCGACGCCGTCGCCTTCGTCGTCCGTGGTGGTCGTCGTGGCAGAGCTGCAAAAGGGGAGAGGCGGCGGCACCGTGCATCTTCGTAGCATCTGCGACGGCATAAGACGAGCCGTGTGTAAAGAAGAAGGTGTAAATGTTGGGTGCGTCGTGCTGGCCGAGGGCGGTGGCGTGCCCAAGACTACGTCAGGGAAGCTGCGACGAGGCTCCGCGAGGGATATGCTCGCCGGCAAGCTGATGATCCCCAACGTTTTCGAGGTGCTCTACGACTATGACGAAAATGCCAAGGGCCGCGCCACGTGGGTACGAGGTGGCGACAAGGAGACGGAGGTGCGTGGAACGAGCACTAGTTGGGTACTGGGAGACGCCGGAGGGGACACCGCAGGCATGGTCATCATGGCCAGATCAGGGAATGCAAGTCACTGCCTGCGTTTGCAATCATCTCTCTGA